The following are encoded together in the Paludisphaera mucosa genome:
- a CDS encoding PSD1 and planctomycete cytochrome C domain-containing protein — MRRRGVWGSGSAWVFLLTTFAATAAARDDAAPDLPPPAAREVDFARDVAPLLERSCLRCHGAKKQQAGLALHDKARAMAGGDDGPIIVPGKSAESRLILAVARTDPDAAMPPEGGGDPLTAEEVGVLRAWIDRGAPWADAAKPASAAVDHWSFVPPKEAPTPDVRRGEWPRNPIDRFVLARIEKEGLEPAPEADRRTLIRRLSLDLIGLPPTPDEVDAFLADDRPDAYERQVDRLLASPRLGEQWGRHWLDRARYADTNGYEKDRERSIWPYRDWVVRAFNADMPFDRFTVEQIAGDLLPNPTIDQLTATGFHRNTMINEEGGIDVEEFRFAAVVDRVATTGATWLGLTIQCAQCHTHKYDPITQREYYQLFAFLDNADEPEVEIPDPAVAVRREAVEARAKEMEAALATRYPAEGPESLGAKQDAWERSLHPARWTVLTPTKVVSRKNATMTVQPDGSVLASGDKPNNDVYEVDLKTPLKATAIRLEVLPDPSLPEGGPGRAPLFQVGDFLLTEFQATARPEGSAEPARPLKFARATQDFTAEGRSAAMAVDGVSDTGWSVTGGVGKPHAAVFELADDLGDGRPTELHLTLHQEFIHQTTIGRFRISVATDPRPVSASGVPAEIEEILLVEPSQRSAEQVQALTRHYLAVAPELAEARKPIAALRASEPKFATTMVMRERTPDHARTTRIHKRGEFLKTADPVQPGVPAVLPPLPSGAPANRLSFARWLVAPENPLVGRVVMNQVWQAYFGRGLVTTPEDFGAQGSRPTHPELLDWLATELPRRGWSLKAMHRLIVTSATYRQASRATPEQVARDPRNELLARGPRFRVGAETIRDAALASAGLLDARIGGPSVRPPQPDGATSLAYGQEGWTPSVGADRYRRGLYTFLKRTSPYASFATMDAPSPDVACVRRERSNTPLQALAMLNDVVFVEAAQALARRVLRESSSPAADARLDHAFLLALGRPPRDDERPRVLAYHADQLARFREGKLDAALVAGAKSATPPSPLLATPEGTDLPELAAWTAVARVLLNLDEAVTKE, encoded by the coding sequence ATGAGGCGACGCGGCGTGTGGGGATCGGGCTCGGCGTGGGTTTTCCTCCTGACGACTTTCGCCGCGACGGCGGCCGCCCGCGACGACGCGGCCCCCGACCTGCCGCCGCCGGCGGCGCGCGAGGTCGACTTCGCCCGCGACGTCGCCCCCCTCCTCGAACGGAGCTGCCTCCGCTGCCACGGCGCGAAGAAGCAGCAGGCGGGCCTGGCCCTGCACGACAAGGCCCGCGCCATGGCCGGCGGCGACGACGGCCCGATCATCGTCCCCGGCAAGAGCGCCGAGAGCCGGCTCATCCTGGCCGTCGCCCGCACCGACCCGGACGCCGCCATGCCCCCCGAGGGCGGCGGCGACCCCCTGACCGCCGAGGAGGTCGGCGTCCTCCGCGCCTGGATCGACCGGGGCGCGCCCTGGGCCGACGCGGCGAAGCCGGCCTCGGCCGCCGTCGACCACTGGTCGTTCGTCCCCCCGAAAGAGGCCCCGACGCCCGACGTGAGGCGCGGCGAATGGCCCCGGAACCCAATCGACCGCTTCGTCCTGGCGAGGATCGAGAAGGAGGGCCTGGAGCCCGCGCCCGAGGCCGACCGCCGAACCCTGATCCGCCGCCTGAGCCTGGACCTGATCGGCCTGCCGCCGACGCCCGACGAGGTCGACGCCTTCCTCGCCGACGACCGGCCCGACGCCTACGAACGCCAGGTCGACCGCCTGCTGGCGTCGCCCCGGCTGGGCGAGCAATGGGGCCGGCACTGGCTCGACCGCGCCCGCTACGCCGACACCAACGGCTACGAGAAGGACCGCGAACGCTCGATCTGGCCCTACCGCGACTGGGTCGTCCGCGCCTTCAACGCCGACATGCCCTTCGACCGCTTCACCGTCGAGCAGATCGCCGGCGACCTGCTGCCGAACCCCACGATCGACCAGCTCACGGCCACCGGCTTCCACCGCAACACCATGATCAACGAAGAAGGGGGCATCGACGTCGAGGAGTTCCGCTTCGCCGCCGTCGTCGACCGCGTCGCCACCACGGGCGCGACCTGGCTCGGGCTGACCATCCAGTGCGCGCAGTGCCACACGCATAAATACGACCCGATCACCCAGCGCGAGTATTACCAGCTCTTCGCCTTCCTCGACAACGCCGACGAGCCCGAGGTCGAGATCCCCGACCCGGCCGTCGCCGTCCGCCGCGAGGCCGTCGAGGCCCGGGCCAAAGAGATGGAAGCGGCCCTCGCGACGCGCTATCCGGCCGAAGGCCCCGAGTCGCTCGGGGCGAAGCAGGACGCCTGGGAGCGCTCCCTGCACCCCGCGCGCTGGACCGTCCTGACGCCGACGAAGGTGGTCTCGCGGAAGAACGCCACGATGACCGTCCAGCCCGACGGCTCGGTGCTGGCCTCGGGCGACAAGCCCAACAACGACGTGTACGAGGTCGACCTCAAGACCCCCCTGAAGGCCACGGCGATCCGCCTGGAAGTCCTCCCCGACCCCAGCCTGCCCGAGGGCGGGCCCGGCCGCGCGCCCCTGTTCCAGGTCGGCGACTTTTTGCTGACCGAGTTCCAGGCGACGGCCCGGCCCGAGGGCTCGGCCGAGCCGGCGAGGCCCCTGAAGTTCGCCCGCGCGACCCAGGACTTCACCGCCGAGGGGCGGTCGGCGGCGATGGCCGTCGACGGCGTCTCGGACACCGGCTGGAGCGTGACCGGCGGCGTGGGCAAGCCCCACGCGGCGGTCTTCGAGCTGGCCGACGACCTGGGCGATGGCCGGCCGACCGAGCTGCACCTCACGCTCCACCAGGAGTTCATCCACCAGACGACCATCGGCCGGTTCCGGATCTCGGTCGCGACCGACCCCCGGCCGGTCTCGGCGTCGGGCGTCCCGGCCGAGATCGAGGAGATCCTGCTGGTCGAGCCCTCGCAACGGTCGGCGGAACAGGTGCAAGCCCTCACGCGGCATTATCTGGCGGTCGCCCCCGAGCTGGCCGAGGCCCGCAAGCCGATCGCTGCGCTGCGGGCCTCGGAGCCGAAGTTCGCGACGACGATGGTCATGCGCGAGCGCACCCCGGACCACGCCCGGACGACCCGCATCCACAAGCGCGGCGAGTTCCTCAAGACGGCCGACCCGGTGCAGCCGGGCGTCCCGGCGGTGCTGCCCCCCCTGCCCTCGGGGGCGCCGGCGAACCGGCTGTCGTTCGCCCGCTGGCTGGTCGCCCCCGAGAACCCGCTGGTCGGCCGGGTCGTCATGAACCAGGTCTGGCAAGCTTACTTCGGCCGGGGCCTGGTGACGACGCCCGAGGACTTCGGCGCCCAGGGCTCGCGGCCCACGCACCCCGAGCTGCTCGACTGGCTGGCGACCGAGCTGCCCCGCCGCGGCTGGAGCCTCAAGGCCATGCACCGGCTGATCGTCACGAGCGCGACCTACCGCCAGGCCAGCCGCGCGACGCCCGAGCAGGTGGCCCGCGACCCCAGGAACGAGCTGCTGGCCCGGGGGCCGCGGTTCCGCGTCGGGGCCGAGACGATCCGCGACGCGGCGCTGGCGTCCGCCGGCCTGCTCGACGCGCGCATCGGCGGCCCGAGCGTGCGGCCGCCGCAGCCCGACGGCGCGACCTCGCTGGCGTACGGCCAGGAGGGCTGGACGCCGAGCGTCGGGGCCGACCGCTACCGCCGGGGCCTGTACACGTTCCTGAAGCGGACGTCCCCCTACGCCTCGTTCGCCACGATGGACGCCCCGTCGCCCGACGTCGCCTGCGTCCGCCGCGAGCGGTCCAACACGCCGCTCCAGGCGCTCGCGATGCTCAACGACGTCGTCTTCGTCGAGGCCGCCCAGGCCCTCGCCCGCCGCGTCCTCCGCGAGTCCTCCTCGCCGGCGGCCGACGCCCGCCTCGACCACGCCTTCCTCCTCGCCCTGGGCCGCCCTCCCCGCGACGACGAGCGGCCCCGCGTCCTCGCCTACCACGCCGACCAGCTCGCCCGCTTCCGCGAGGGCAAGCTCGACGCCGCCCTCGTCGCCGGCGCGAAATCCGCGACCCCTCCCTCGCCTCTGCTCGCCACGCCCGAAGGGACGGACCTCCCCGAACTCGCCGCCTGGACGGCCGTCGCCCGCGTCCTGCTGAACCTCGACGAGGCGGTGACCAAGGAGTGA
- a CDS encoding amidohydrolase, translated as MSDDSRKAEAIDLILHNGRIATLDAREPFAQAVAIGGGRFVAVGDDAEILKLRTPAAKVVDLQGRTAIPGLNDSHLHLIRGGLNFNLELRWDGVPSLADALRMLKEQARRTPPPQWVRVVGGWTEFQFAERRLPTLDEINAAAPETPAFILHLYDRALLNAAALRACGYTKDSPDPPGGEIQRDKAGEPTGMLIARPNAMILYSTLAKGPKLPPEYQENSTRHFMREMNRLGITSAIDAGGGYQNYPEDYQVVDALHKRGELTVRIAYNLFTQRPKQEFDDFSKWVTMTKPGAGDDRFRMNGAGEMLVFSAADFEDFLEPRPDLAAGMEAELHKVVRLLAEHRWPFRIHATYNESITRFLDVFEAVDREVPFDGLRWFFDHAETIDERNLERVKALDGGIAIQHRMAYQGEYFVDRYGAEAAAHSPPFRKMLTMGIPVGAGTDATRVASYNPWVALYWMTAGKTVGGATLYPESARLDRMEALRRYTHGSAWFSGEDDAKGLIAPGYLADLAVLSDDYFSVPEERIKGIESVLTILGGRPVYAKGPFRDLDPPPLPVTPDWSPVKLYGGYHNVAAKSAGAQASSHSCCVPSPSRLHALLHRLGATVDAGRRGGMGLGCDCFAF; from the coding sequence ATGTCGGATGACTCGCGAAAGGCGGAGGCCATCGACCTGATCCTCCACAACGGCAGGATCGCCACGCTCGACGCCCGCGAGCCCTTCGCGCAGGCCGTGGCGATCGGCGGCGGCCGGTTCGTGGCCGTGGGCGACGACGCCGAGATCCTGAAGCTCAGGACGCCCGCCGCGAAGGTCGTCGACCTGCAGGGCAGGACGGCGATCCCCGGGCTGAACGACTCGCACCTGCACCTGATCCGCGGCGGGCTGAACTTCAACCTGGAACTGCGCTGGGACGGCGTGCCGAGCCTCGCCGACGCCCTGCGGATGCTCAAGGAGCAGGCCCGGCGCACGCCGCCGCCGCAGTGGGTCCGCGTGGTCGGCGGCTGGACCGAGTTCCAGTTCGCCGAGCGTCGGCTCCCCACCCTCGACGAGATCAACGCCGCCGCGCCCGAGACGCCCGCGTTCATCCTCCACCTGTACGACCGAGCCCTGCTCAACGCCGCCGCGCTGCGGGCTTGCGGCTACACCAAAGATTCGCCCGACCCGCCCGGCGGCGAGATCCAGCGCGACAAGGCCGGCGAGCCCACCGGCATGCTGATCGCCCGGCCCAACGCCATGATCCTCTATTCGACCCTCGCCAAGGGGCCGAAGCTGCCGCCCGAGTACCAGGAGAACTCCACCCGCCACTTCATGCGCGAGATGAACCGCCTGGGGATCACCAGCGCCATCGACGCCGGCGGCGGATACCAGAACTACCCCGAGGACTACCAGGTCGTCGACGCCCTGCACAAACGCGGCGAGCTGACCGTCCGGATCGCCTACAATCTCTTCACCCAGCGACCGAAGCAGGAGTTCGACGACTTCTCGAAGTGGGTGACGATGACGAAGCCGGGCGCCGGCGACGACCGCTTCCGCATGAACGGCGCGGGCGAGATGCTCGTCTTCTCGGCCGCCGACTTCGAGGACTTCCTCGAACCCCGGCCCGACCTCGCCGCCGGCATGGAGGCCGAGCTGCACAAGGTCGTGAGGCTGCTGGCCGAGCACCGCTGGCCCTTCCGGATCCACGCGACGTACAACGAGTCGATCACGCGGTTCCTCGACGTCTTCGAGGCCGTCGACCGCGAGGTCCCCTTCGACGGCCTGCGCTGGTTCTTCGACCACGCCGAGACGATCGACGAGCGGAACCTGGAGCGCGTGAAGGCGCTCGACGGCGGCATCGCGATCCAGCACCGCATGGCCTACCAGGGCGAGTACTTCGTCGACCGCTACGGGGCCGAGGCCGCCGCGCACTCGCCGCCGTTCCGGAAGATGCTGACGATGGGGATCCCCGTCGGCGCGGGGACCGACGCGACCCGGGTGGCGAGCTACAACCCCTGGGTCGCCCTCTATTGGATGACCGCCGGCAAGACGGTCGGCGGCGCGACGCTCTACCCCGAGTCCGCCCGCCTCGACCGCATGGAGGCCCTCCGCCGCTACACCCACGGCAGCGCCTGGTTCTCGGGCGAGGACGACGCCAAGGGCCTTATCGCCCCCGGATACCTCGCCGACCTGGCCGTGCTCTCGGACGACTACTTCTCGGTCCCCGAGGAACGGATCAAGGGGATCGAATCCGTCCTGACGATCCTCGGCGGCCGGCCCGTCTACGCGAAGGGGCCGTTCCGCGACCTCGACCCGCCGCCGCTCCCGGTCACGCCCGACTGGTCGCCGGTGAAGCTCTACGGCGGCTACCACAACGTCGCCGCGAAGTCGGCCGGGGCGCAGGCGTCCTCGCATAGCTGCTGCGTCCCCTCGCCGTCGCGGCTCCACGCCCTGCTCCACAGGCTGGGCGCGACGGTCGACGCCGGCCGCCGCGGCGGCATGGGCCTGGGCTGCGACTGCTTCGCCTTCTGA
- a CDS encoding isopenicillin N synthase family dioxygenase, which produces MNEAGDFSHIPIIDVAELVAGGPGRREIAARLGAACRESGFFYVVGHGVDEGLQGRLRELSRAFFALDLERKMRIRMALGGRAWRGYFRVGDELTSGQPDQKEGVYFGAELPADDPRVRAGTPLHGPNLFPDEPAGFREAVLEYMAALTGLGHRLMAGVALSLGFDEAYFAERILGEPLTLFRIFNYPPPADPGLWGVGEHTDYGLLTILLQDDAGGLEVKSRSRWVPAPPLPGSFVCNIGDMLDRMTGGLYRSTPHRVRNPAPRDRLSFPFFFDPAFTARVRPIDVPGRGAIDDDRDERWDRASVHAFDGTYGDYLLAKVGKVFPELRASVL; this is translated from the coding sequence ATGAACGAGGCGGGCGACTTCTCGCACATCCCCATCATCGACGTGGCCGAGCTGGTCGCCGGCGGGCCCGGCCGGCGCGAGATCGCGGCGCGCCTGGGCGCGGCCTGCCGCGAGTCGGGCTTCTTCTACGTCGTCGGCCACGGCGTCGACGAGGGGCTGCAAGGCCGCCTGCGCGAGCTGAGCCGGGCCTTCTTCGCGCTCGACCTGGAACGCAAGATGCGCATCCGGATGGCCCTGGGGGGCCGCGCCTGGCGGGGCTACTTCCGCGTCGGCGACGAGCTGACGTCCGGTCAGCCGGACCAGAAGGAGGGCGTGTATTTCGGCGCCGAGCTGCCGGCCGACGACCCTCGCGTCCGGGCCGGGACGCCGCTGCACGGCCCCAACCTCTTCCCGGACGAGCCCGCCGGCTTCCGCGAGGCGGTGCTCGAATACATGGCCGCGCTCACGGGGCTGGGCCATCGGCTGATGGCCGGCGTCGCCCTGAGCCTGGGCTTCGACGAGGCGTACTTCGCCGAGCGGATCCTTGGCGAGCCGCTGACCCTCTTCCGCATCTTCAACTACCCGCCGCCCGCCGACCCGGGCCTCTGGGGCGTGGGCGAGCACACCGACTACGGCCTGCTGACGATCTTGCTCCAGGACGACGCCGGTGGGCTGGAGGTCAAGTCGCGGTCGCGGTGGGTCCCCGCGCCGCCGCTGCCCGGCTCGTTCGTCTGCAACATCGGCGACATGCTCGACCGCATGACCGGCGGCCTCTACCGCTCGACGCCGCACCGCGTCCGCAACCCCGCGCCCCGCGACCGGCTCTCGTTCCCCTTCTTCTTCGACCCCGCCTTCACGGCGCGGGTCCGGCCGATCGACGTCCCGGGCCGGGGCGCGATCGACGACGACCGGGACGAGCGCTGGGACCGCGCCAGCGTCCACGCGTTCGACGGGACCTACGGCGACTACCTGCTCGCCAAGGTCGGCAAGGTCTTCCCCGAGCTGCGGGCGTCGGTGCTCTGA
- a CDS encoding SDR family NAD(P)-dependent oxidoreductase: protein MSSTPKVAVITGASQGIGAGLVRGFLDRGYRVVANSRSIEDSASADVLAIAGDIADPGVAARVIEGAVETFGRVDTLVNNAGVFISKPFTDYTEADFARKISVNLAGFFHVSQRALRQMLTQGGGHIVNMTTTLVGQPVKGAPSALASLTKGGLDAVTRSLAIEYADRGIRVNAVAPGNIKTPMHAPETLAALAAMHPLGRLGEVQEIVDAVLYLESAAFITGETLHVDGGAHAGHW from the coding sequence GTGAGTTCCACACCCAAAGTCGCCGTCATCACCGGCGCGTCGCAGGGGATCGGGGCGGGGCTCGTCCGCGGGTTCCTCGACCGCGGCTACCGCGTCGTGGCCAACTCGCGTTCCATCGAGGACTCCGCCTCGGCGGACGTGCTGGCGATCGCCGGCGACATCGCCGATCCGGGAGTCGCGGCCCGGGTGATCGAAGGCGCCGTCGAGACGTTCGGCCGGGTCGATACGCTGGTCAACAACGCCGGCGTCTTCATTTCCAAGCCGTTCACCGATTACACCGAGGCCGACTTCGCCCGCAAGATCTCGGTGAACCTCGCGGGGTTCTTCCACGTGTCGCAACGGGCCCTACGGCAGATGCTCACGCAGGGCGGCGGGCACATCGTAAACATGACGACGACGCTGGTGGGCCAGCCCGTGAAGGGCGCGCCGTCGGCGCTGGCTTCCCTCACCAAGGGGGGGCTGGACGCCGTGACGAGGTCGCTGGCGATCGAGTACGCGGACAGGGGCATCCGCGTGAACGCCGTGGCGCCGGGCAACATCAAGACGCCGATGCACGCCCCGGAGACGCTCGCCGCCCTCGCCGCGATGCACCCGCTGGGGAGGTTGGGCGAGGTCCAGGAGATCGTCGATGCGGTGCTGTATCTGGAGTCGGCCGCGTTCATCACCGGCGAGACCTTGCACGTCGACGGCGGCGCGCACGCCGGCCATTGGTGA
- a CDS encoding M17 family peptidase N-terminal domain-containing protein, with amino-acid sequence MPIVTIQTAREGPAAEMPAAPPHTASDEAAEAIMNSHVRRNRPTPAFLAMFAFACVAAPAQDAVREEALQAPGGLPVKVRMEGPYTADVALQIVCYFRHKPAGDVTKGAAVELDRHLGGVVAALRDRGEFAGEALETILIVPPKDAIKARSLLLIGLGDEGSLSLERMEQVGKVALREAVRLRADRVAFAPLIRDQGDSRIATGAVAQAVARGAFLAYDTEKRLQAQGLAAPWTLEGWEVEAGPAYFDETVVGLRKAVEEAGSAIAARGDKPYRQGR; translated from the coding sequence ATGCCGATCGTGACGATCCAGACCGCCCGCGAAGGACCGGCCGCCGAGATGCCGGCCGCACCACCCCACACCGCCAGCGATGAGGCAGCCGAGGCCATCATGAATTCGCACGTCCGACGGAATCGCCCCACGCCCGCATTCCTCGCGATGTTCGCATTCGCCTGCGTCGCCGCCCCGGCGCAGGACGCCGTCCGCGAGGAGGCTTTGCAAGCCCCCGGCGGCCTGCCGGTGAAGGTCCGGATGGAGGGCCCCTACACGGCCGACGTCGCGCTCCAGATCGTCTGCTACTTCAGGCACAAGCCGGCCGGCGACGTGACGAAGGGGGCGGCGGTCGAGCTGGACAGGCACCTCGGCGGGGTCGTCGCGGCGCTCCGCGACCGGGGCGAGTTCGCGGGCGAGGCGCTGGAGACGATCCTGATCGTCCCGCCGAAAGACGCGATCAAGGCCCGATCGCTCCTGCTCATCGGCCTGGGCGACGAGGGCTCGCTGTCGCTGGAGCGGATGGAACAGGTCGGCAAGGTCGCGCTCCGCGAGGCGGTCCGGCTCCGCGCCGATCGGGTCGCGTTCGCCCCGCTGATCCGCGACCAGGGGGATTCCCGGATCGCGACCGGGGCCGTCGCGCAGGCCGTCGCTCGGGGGGCCTTCCTCGCCTACGACACCGAGAAGCGGCTCCAGGCGCAGGGCCTGGCGGCGCCGTGGACGCTCGAAGGTTGGGAAGTCGAGGCCGGCCCCGCCTACTTCGACGAGACCGTCGTCGGCCTGAGGAAGGCCGTCGAGGAGGCCGGGTCCGCGATCGCGGCACGCGGCGACAAGCCCTATCGCCAGGGTCGATGA
- a CDS encoding DNA-3-methyladenine glycosylase 2 family protein has translation MEIEPDLCYRALTARDPRFDGLFFVGVTSTHIYCRPICPARTPGRDRCRFFPGAAAAERAGYRPCLRCRPELAPGDAPVDAVGRTARLAAKRIGAGAMDDEGGLEALAGEMGIGSRHLRRVLRQELGVSPVELAQTHRLLLAKQLLTDTGLPIIDVAFASGFASVRRFNALFRARYRLTPRDFRRSGGAKSCDGRIRLTLAYRPPLDWAALLRFLSGRAAAGVEAVVGASYYRTVDLGEVRSWIKVEPAAGRHALVVDLPMGSARGLPALLGRLRNLFDLDARPDAIAEHLGRDDDLGEEVRSNPGLRVPGAFDGFELAVRAVLGQQVSVRGATTLAGRLAAAFGEPVETPVPQLSRLSPSPARVADARLDELTGLGLVAARAECVRALARAVCDRAVSLDAGPDPAAGLERLTAIPGVGPWTAHYIAMRGWRWPDAFPHTDLGLRKALGGRPAGEVLAMAEAWRPWRAYAAMHLWNRPTDGR, from the coding sequence ATGGAGATCGAACCCGACCTTTGCTATCGCGCGTTGACCGCCCGCGACCCGCGATTCGACGGGCTGTTCTTCGTCGGGGTGACGTCGACGCACATCTACTGCCGGCCGATCTGCCCGGCGCGCACGCCGGGGCGGGACCGCTGCCGGTTCTTCCCGGGCGCAGCGGCCGCCGAGCGGGCGGGGTACCGGCCCTGCCTGCGCTGCCGCCCCGAGCTGGCCCCCGGCGATGCGCCCGTGGACGCGGTCGGCCGGACCGCGAGGCTCGCCGCGAAGCGGATCGGTGCGGGGGCGATGGACGACGAGGGGGGCCTCGAGGCTCTGGCCGGCGAGATGGGGATCGGGTCGCGGCACCTCCGGCGAGTCCTCCGGCAGGAGCTGGGAGTCTCGCCGGTCGAGCTGGCCCAGACGCACCGCCTCCTGCTCGCCAAGCAGCTTTTGACCGACACGGGGCTGCCGATCATCGACGTCGCCTTCGCCAGCGGGTTCGCCAGCGTCCGGCGGTTCAACGCCCTCTTCCGGGCCCGGTATCGCCTCACGCCCCGCGACTTCCGGAGGTCCGGCGGCGCGAAGTCCTGCGACGGGCGGATCCGGCTGACCCTCGCGTATCGCCCGCCCCTCGACTGGGCGGCCCTGCTCCGGTTCCTCTCCGGCCGGGCCGCCGCGGGGGTCGAGGCGGTCGTCGGCGCTTCGTACTACCGGACCGTGGACCTGGGCGAGGTCCGGAGCTGGATCAAGGTCGAGCCGGCCGCCGGCCGCCACGCGCTGGTGGTCGACCTGCCGATGGGCTCGGCGCGCGGCCTGCCCGCGCTGCTCGGGAGGCTGCGCAACCTCTTCGACCTCGACGCCCGGCCCGACGCGATCGCCGAGCATCTGGGCCGTGACGACGACCTGGGCGAGGAGGTCCGGAGCAACCCGGGGCTCCGCGTCCCCGGGGCGTTCGACGGCTTCGAGCTGGCCGTCCGCGCCGTGCTGGGCCAGCAGGTCTCGGTGCGCGGGGCGACGACGCTCGCGGGCCGCCTCGCGGCGGCCTTCGGCGAGCCGGTCGAGACGCCCGTCCCCCAGTTGAGCCGGCTGAGCCCCTCGCCCGCGCGGGTCGCCGACGCCCGGCTCGACGAGCTGACCGGCCTGGGCCTGGTCGCGGCCCGCGCCGAATGCGTGCGGGCGTTGGCGAGGGCCGTTTGCGACAGGGCCGTGTCGCTCGACGCCGGGCCCGATCCGGCCGCCGGCCTGGAGCGGCTGACGGCGATCCCGGGCGTCGGGCCGTGGACGGCCCACTACATCGCCATGCGGGGCTGGCGGTGGCCGGACGCCTTCCCGCACACCGACCTCGGCCTGCGCAAGGCCCTGGGGGGGAGGCCCGCCGGCGAGGTCCTGGCGATGGCCGAAGCCTGGAGGCCCTGGCGGGCCTACGCGGCGATGCACTTGTGGAACAGGCCGACCGACGGCCGCTGA
- a CDS encoding methylated-DNA--[protein]-cysteine S-methyltransferase: protein MNAMTTTATTYYTTMPSPVGELLLVSDGEALSHLYTEHHGRGGVVEDSWRRDPGPFRQVEGQLQAYFGGERRLFDLPMAPRGTDFQQAVWGALRALRFGERVSYGELSRRLGRPGSGRAVGHANARNPISIVVPCHRVVGSGGALTGYAGGLDCKRWLLDHEARFAG from the coding sequence ATGAACGCGATGACCACGACCGCGACCACCTACTACACGACCATGCCGAGCCCCGTCGGCGAGCTGCTGCTCGTGTCGGACGGCGAGGCCCTCTCGCACCTGTACACCGAGCACCACGGCCGCGGCGGGGTCGTCGAAGACTCCTGGAGGCGGGATCCGGGCCCCTTCCGGCAGGTCGAGGGCCAACTCCAGGCTTACTTCGGCGGCGAGCGTCGCCTGTTCGACCTGCCGATGGCACCCCGGGGGACCGACTTCCAGCAGGCCGTCTGGGGCGCGCTGCGGGCCCTGCGCTTCGGCGAGCGCGTCAGCTACGGCGAGCTGTCGCGGCGGCTCGGGCGGCCCGGGTCCGGCCGGGCGGTCGGCCACGCCAACGCCCGCAACCCGATCTCGATCGTCGTCCCCTGCCACCGCGTCGTCGGCTCGGGCGGCGCGCTCACGGGATACGCCGGCGGGCTCGATTGCAAGCGCTGGCTCCTCGACCACGAGGCCCGCTTCGCGGGCTGA
- a CDS encoding Uma2 family endonuclease, translating into MSTSALTPRSDSLLYPDSDGQPMSDDTVQFRWIVLIKEGLEFLFRDRPDVFVAGDLLWYFQEGDPKSRTAPDVMVVFGRSKGDRGSYKQWAEGGIAPQVVFEILSPGNRVFEMNRKFRIYDDCGVEEYYIYDPDDGVLQGWLHEGGRLREIPDLKGWVSPRLGVRFEPGEESESLTIRHPDGSPFRTALEMQEAAEAERLRAEAAEGRAEAARLRAERLAARLRELGESVD; encoded by the coding sequence ATGAGCACGTCGGCCCTGACACCCCGGAGCGACTCGCTCCTCTACCCGGACAGCGATGGCCAGCCGATGTCGGACGACACGGTGCAATTCCGCTGGATCGTCCTGATCAAGGAAGGGCTCGAATTCCTCTTCCGCGACCGCCCCGACGTCTTCGTGGCCGGCGACCTCCTGTGGTATTTCCAGGAAGGGGATCCCAAGTCCCGCACGGCGCCCGACGTCATGGTCGTCTTCGGCCGGTCCAAGGGCGATCGCGGCTCCTACAAGCAGTGGGCGGAAGGCGGGATCGCGCCCCAGGTCGTTTTCGAGATCCTCTCGCCCGGCAACCGGGTCTTCGAGATGAACCGCAAGTTCCGCATCTATGACGACTGCGGCGTCGAGGAATACTACATCTACGACCCCGACGACGGCGTCCTCCAGGGCTGGCTTCACGAGGGCGGCCGACTCCGGGAAATTCCCGACCTGAAAGGCTGGGTCAGCCCCCGGCTGGGGGTCCGCTTCGAGCCCGGCGAAGAATCGGAAAGTCTCACGATCCGCCACCCCGACGGCTCGCCGTTCCGGACGGCCCTGGAGATGCAGGAGGCCGCCGAGGCCGAACGCCTGCGAGCCGAGGCCGCAGAAGGGCGCGCCGAGGCCGCACGGCTCCGCGCCGAGCGTCTCGCGGCGCGGCTTCGGGAGCTGGGCGAGTCGGTCGATTGA